One genomic segment of Odocoileus virginianus isolate 20LAN1187 ecotype Illinois chromosome X, Ovbor_1.2, whole genome shotgun sequence includes these proteins:
- the LOC110121732 gene encoding retinitis pigmentosa 1-like 1 protein: protein MSATEEHDWIPGGQDRAGGGAGHDPSLPGVQASAWEGMEGVEEATALLASLEVSRALPGEQGWPQATVEEKCDREPLEEEEMEEDVEEMEEDEEESEAHFELEDVEEEEHLSGEVEEEEDTEEEDENEQEGAAVVTGLGFSAGRFGPLFWSQVDSFIRNLHNNKHVLFRPHADRLMARGCSQPPSDPGEGPVPPQEQEDLGEGGKVLQGLDSAADFKLGYFPCQLLTPKSAPFCPNDEGEYQYENADEEEEDGNEKPEGL, encoded by the exons ATGTCTGCCACAGAGGAGCACGACTGGATCCCAGGTGGCCAGGATAGAGCTGGTGGCGGGGCGGGCCACGACCCCAGTCTCCCTGGGGTCCAGGCATCCGCTTGGGAGGGGATGGAAGGAGTCGAGGAGGCCACGGCTCTTCTGGCCTCCTTGGAGGTCTCCAGAGCCCTTCCCGGGGAGCAGGGTTGGCCACAGGCCACAGTGGAAGAGAAATGTGATAGAGAGCCGttagaggaggaggagatggaggaagatgtagaggagatggaggaggacgAGGAAGAGAGTGAGGCTCATTTCGAGTTGGAGGacgtggaggaggaggagcaccTGTCGGGAGAGGTCGAGGAAGAGGAGGACACAGAAGAGGAGGACGAGAATGAGCAGGAGGGTGCGGCAGTGGTTACAGGCCTTGGGTTCTCTGCGGGGAGGTTTGGGCCCCTGTTCTGGAGTCAGGTCGACTCCTTTATACGCAATTTACATAACAACAAACATGTCCTCTTCCGGCCTCACGCTGACCGCCTGATGGCCAGGGGCTGCTCCCAGCCACCCTCGGACCCTGGAGAAGGTCCCGTGCCTCCTCAGGAGCAGGAAGACCTGGGAGAGGGAGGCAAAGTCTTGCAGG GCCTAGACTCTGCTGCTGATTTTAAGTTGGGATATTTTCCCTGCCAACTTTTGACACCAAAGTCTGCACCATTCTGCCCTAATGATGAGGGTGAGTACCAGTATGAAAACGCtgatgaagaggaagaggatggaAATGAAAAACCTGAAGGACTCTAA